TCTCACGTGTCTTTCGGCGATGGAAAGTAGCTCATCAAAGGAAGCACCGTTGACCAACTTCGCGGTGTAATGAATCCCACCACCGGCTGCGAGTATGTCGATGTAGCTCTTACCGCGTGTCCTCATTAAGAATTCGAACGCTCGTGAACCGATGAAAGGTATATGTGTGTGGGTATCGAAAAGTGCAGGGGTAACAAGTCTTGCCCTCAAATCAGCGCTTTTGTGCTTGCGAATGTCCGAGATCTTCCCGTCGGAATCTATTACAATATCAACATCCAGGTATTCTTGCACTTTCCTCATTTCGCGCCCTCTCAAGGGCTTCCTGGGAATTTCAGCAATGGGTGTGAGTACACGTTCGGCGTGAACAACCACATTGGGTCCCCTCCGTTAGCCTCCACAGACACTACTTCGCAAGATTTTAAATTATTCCCAGCAGGCTGAGGATGTCGAAAAGTTTTTTAAACGCTACACTGCGGTGGCTAATATGCTTTTTCACATCCTCACCAAGTTCACCGAATGTCTTGTCGTAACCTTCCGGGATGAATATTGGATCGTATCCAAATCCCTTCTCACCGCGTATTTCGTAAGAAATGTGACCGTGTACTTCTCCTTGTACTGAGACCAAAAACGGTTTGCGCGGATCGTAATACGTTGCACAACAGACAAATTTTGCCCGTCGATCCTTCACATTCTTCATCAACTCCAGAATACTCTCCATCTTTTCGCGATAGCTCGCACCTTCAAGGTACCTGGCGCTCATCACTCCAGGAAAGCCATCGAGCGCGTCGATGGAAAGCCCAGAGTCGTCGGAGACCACGGGACTGCCTACGTATTTTCCGTATTCAATCGCTTTCAGGACGGAGTTCTCCAGAAACGTCTCACCGGTCTCGTCAACGATCCAGTCACCTTCAATCGGTTTCAACGTGACATGAGCTGGTGTAACCAGTTGAATTTCTTGAACTTTGTGAGGATTTTTCGAGGCTACGTAGATGATCATTCACACAACCCCCGTTTCGTAGTCTCTCTCAAGAACTCTTCTGAGATACATACCCGTCCATGAGTTTGGATTTTGAGCCAGTTCCTCTGGTGTACCGGTGGCGATAACGTAACCACCCTCGTCGCCACCCTCAGGTCCCAAATCAATGATGTAATCGGCCGATTTTATAACATCGAGATTGTGTTCGATGACTATCACCGTGTTACCTTTATCAACGAGTTTGTTCAACACGTTAACAAGTTTCTTAACATCGTCGAAGTGCAAACCGACGGTAGGTTCGTCGAGGATGTACAACGTCCTCCCCGTCGCTTTCTTCTTGAGCTCGGCAGCGAGTTTAACGCGCTGAGCTTCCCCACCCGAGAGCGTGGTTGCTGGTTGTCCCAACTTGATGTAACCAAGTCCAACGTCGGATAGAACTTGCAAGGTATCACGTATTGCGGGGATGTTTTGGAAAAATTCGAGGGCTTCGTCGACAGTCATATCAAGCACTTCGGCTATGTTTTTGCCTTTGTACGTAACCTCAAGTGTTTCGGAGTTGTAGCGTGTTCCTTTACACACGTCGCATTCCACGTAAACTTCGGGAAGGAACATCATCTCGATCTTTATTACTCCCTGTCCGGCACACGCTTCACACCTGCCACCTTTGACGTTGAAGCTGAACCGTCCTTTGTCGTACCCGCGAGCCCGCGCTTCCGGAGTCATAGCGTAAAGCTCCCTGATGGCGTCAAAGACCTTCGTATAAGTTGCGGGGTTGCTCCGCGGAGTCTTACCGATAGGGGATTGGTCGATGGCGATGACTTTATCTATCTCCTCGATGCCTTCTATTCGGTCGTGCTCTCCAACCGGCAGTTTGGTTCTATAAAGCTTGTTGGAGAGGGCAGGATAGAGTGTATCCAAAATGAGAGAACTCTTACCGGACCCACTGACACCGGTAACGCATATGAAAGTTCCAAGTGGAAACTCCACCGTAATGTGTTTCAAATTGTTGTGCCTGGCCCCGATTATACGCAGGTACTTGCCGTTGCCTTTTCTACGTTGCCGTGGAACTTCGATCTTCAACTTTCCACTGAGGTACTTTCCGGTCAACGACCGCTCGCACTTCATCAACTCTTGAACAGTCCCCGAAAACACGACCCATCCCCCATTGACACCAGCACCAGGTCCGATGTCCACCACATAGTCCGCGCTTCGGATGACGTCTTCGTCGTGTTCAACAACGATGACCGTGTTACCCAGGTCCCTGAGTTGTTTTAGCATGTTAATCAAGCGATCGTTGTCCCTCTGGTGGAGTCCTATCGTGGGCTCATCGAGCACATAGATGACACCGGTTAATTTCGAACCGATCTGCGTAGCCAGGCGGATTCTCTGGGCCTCACCACCAGAAAGAGTTCGCACGTTTCTTGCCAACGTCAGGTATCCGAGCCCCACCTGCTTTAAGAAATCAAGTCGCTTTTCTATCTCGTCGATGAGCTCTCCAACAGCTTCAAGTTTCTTTGTACCGAGTGTGGACTTCAAATTTCTAATCACTTCCAACTCCTTTGAAATCGGTAACTCGGTGAATTCGATAATGTTTAACCCGGCAACAAAGACGGATAAAGCCTCTGCACGCAACCTCTTGCCACCGCACGTTTGACAGGTCCTCTCGACAAAGAAATTCTCAACCAACCATTCGCGCATCTCTTCCGAGGTGTACTCTTCGTAACGTTCCTTCACAAGGTTCACAAGTCCTTCGAAGTACTCGGTACCGTAAAGCAATGCTTCCTTCACTTCGTCAGGTTGCGCTCTAAAAGGTAGATGCGGGTTACCGCCGTACTCCCTAACGATCCTCTCGATCCTCCGAGGCAACCATCCATCGGCTTTGTGACCGATGCGAAGTCCTTCGATGACCGGCTTATCTTCCTCAAAGATCGAATCCTCGTCAACTTCGAGTTTGAATCCCAGACCGTGGCAATCCGGACAAGCTCCGTACGGGCTGTTGAAAGAAAAAAGTTTTGCGTTTATCTCCGGCATCGAAAAACCGCAGTCCAAACAGGAAAGTTTTTCCGAGTACATGTGCTCACGGCCGTCTTCGGTTTTCAGCAAGACAAAACCGTTACCTTCTTTCAACGCGAGTTCCACAGACTGAAAAATACGGTGAACATTTTCCTCCACAATACTCGTACGATCGATCACCAAGTTGATGTCGTGTCTAACGTTCTTGTTCAGTTCGGGAACCTCTTCAAGACGGTAAATCGTTCCGTCCACCTCAACGCGTGTATAACCCTTTTCAAGGTATTTTTGGAACTCGTCCTTGAACGTTCCTTTTTTCTGCCACGCTATCGGTGCAGTTATCGTAACCCTTTTTCCGGAAAAGTGTTTGAACATGTGTGAAACTATTTCATCAACGGACATTTTTTGGAGTTCCTTTCCACAGTGTGGACAGTGCGGAACCCCTATTTGTGCGTAAAGAACGCGCAAATAATCGTAGATTTCGGTAACCGTACCTACCGTCGACCTGGGGTTGTGCGATACGCTTTTTTGGTCGATCGCTATCGCAGGTGACAAGCCCTCTATTGATTCAACCTCTGGACGCTTCAGTTCGCCGATGAACTGTCTCACGTATGCCGAGAGACTCTCCAGGTACCGACGCTGGCCTTCGGTGAATATGGTGTCCATCGCCAGCGAACTTTTTCCGGATCCAGACAATCCGGTGATAACCGTAAAACTAAACTTGGGTATCTCAACGTCGATACCCTTCAGGTTGTGAACCCTTGCACCTTTTACAATAATTTTATCCATCTTTCAGCGTCTAAACCTCCTCCAAAACGCGGGCGCGATGGAGAACAGTAGCAGAAAACCGAAAATAAGAATTTCCACGCTTATGGCTATCGCTTTTCTACGCACGTCGTCCATCGAAAGGTAGCCGTACGCGCGGACCTGGAACGGGAAGAACCAGGTGATGGTGATGATTACGAAGGCTAAAACCAAAGTGATGAACGACGTGCGCAGTATCGACCAAGTATCGTCAAGGTCACTCTCAAGGGTTTCAATTTTGATCTTAAGTTCTTCGTTTTCCTTTTTCAAAAACTC
This region of Fervidobacterium thailandense genomic DNA includes:
- the rdgB gene encoding RdgB/HAM1 family non-canonical purine NTP pyrophosphatase, encoding MIIYVASKNPHKVQEIQLVTPAHVTLKPIEGDWIVDETGETFLENSVLKAIEYGKYVGSPVVSDDSGLSIDALDGFPGVMSARYLEGASYREKMESILELMKNVKDRRAKFVCCATYYDPRKPFLVSVQGEVHGHISYEIRGEKGFGYDPIFIPEGYDKTFGELGEDVKKHISHRSVAFKKLFDILSLLGII
- a CDS encoding bZIP transcription factor produces the protein MPENELQSRIEELEKSIEFLKKENEELKIKIETLESDLDDTWSILRTSFITLVLAFVIITITWFFPFQVRAYGYLSMDDVRRKAIAISVEILIFGFLLLFSIAPAFWRRFRR
- the uvrA gene encoding excinuclease ABC subunit UvrA, encoding MDKIIVKGARVHNLKGIDVEIPKFSFTVITGLSGSGKSSLAMDTIFTEGQRRYLESLSAYVRQFIGELKRPEVESIEGLSPAIAIDQKSVSHNPRSTVGTVTEIYDYLRVLYAQIGVPHCPHCGKELQKMSVDEIVSHMFKHFSGKRVTITAPIAWQKKGTFKDEFQKYLEKGYTRVEVDGTIYRLEEVPELNKNVRHDINLVIDRTSIVEENVHRIFQSVELALKEGNGFVLLKTEDGREHMYSEKLSCLDCGFSMPEINAKLFSFNSPYGACPDCHGLGFKLEVDEDSIFEEDKPVIEGLRIGHKADGWLPRRIERIVREYGGNPHLPFRAQPDEVKEALLYGTEYFEGLVNLVKERYEEYTSEEMREWLVENFFVERTCQTCGGKRLRAEALSVFVAGLNIIEFTELPISKELEVIRNLKSTLGTKKLEAVGELIDEIEKRLDFLKQVGLGYLTLARNVRTLSGGEAQRIRLATQIGSKLTGVIYVLDEPTIGLHQRDNDRLINMLKQLRDLGNTVIVVEHDEDVIRSADYVVDIGPGAGVNGGWVVFSGTVQELMKCERSLTGKYLSGKLKIEVPRQRRKGNGKYLRIIGARHNNLKHITVEFPLGTFICVTGVSGSGKSSLILDTLYPALSNKLYRTKLPVGEHDRIEGIEEIDKVIAIDQSPIGKTPRSNPATYTKVFDAIRELYAMTPEARARGYDKGRFSFNVKGGRCEACAGQGVIKIEMMFLPEVYVECDVCKGTRYNSETLEVTYKGKNIAEVLDMTVDEALEFFQNIPAIRDTLQVLSDVGLGYIKLGQPATTLSGGEAQRVKLAAELKKKATGRTLYILDEPTVGLHFDDVKKLVNVLNKLVDKGNTVIVIEHNLDVIKSADYIIDLGPEGGDEGGYVIATGTPEELAQNPNSWTGMYLRRVLERDYETGVV